ttgggtggcatggtagtgaagTCCTCAAGGAACACctctggatactcgcagactatggggatatcttccaatttcctcGAACTCTTCTCCTCGGTGACCACCGGATTTTCCACCTCAATCTGATTTAAGGAGATTCTCTGCTTCAGTGCGATTGGTGACTTGTACACCACTGTTTCCCCTTTCTCATTGGTCAAGGTGACCatgcgattcgcacaatcaatgacacccttgaacttggtcagccaatccatcctaAGAATGAcctctaggtctttggattcgagaaggatgac
This window of the Oryza sativa Japonica Group chromosome 4, ASM3414082v1 genome carries:
- the LOC136356166 gene encoding uncharacterized protein, producing MDWLTKFKGVIDCANRMVTLTNEKGETVVYKSPIALKQRISLNQIEVENPVVTEEKSSRKLEDIPIVCEYPEVFLEDFTTMPPKREIEFRIDLAPGTAPIYKRPYRMAANELAEVKKQEPDEQSVHGISG